One genomic region from Falco rusticolus isolate bFalRus1 chromosome 19, bFalRus1.pri, whole genome shotgun sequence encodes:
- the CSRNP2 gene encoding cysteine/serine-rich nuclear protein 2 has protein sequence MDAIASAGLKRKFEDADVGSPGSNSDDEISNSDSADSCDSVNPASSTGFIPTSILKRQKQLRRKNVRFDQVTVYYFARRQGFTSVPSQGGSSLGMAQRHNSVRRYTLCEFAQEQEVNHREILREHLKEEKLHAKKMKLTKNGTVESEEAAGLTLEDVSDDDIDVENVEVDDYFFLQPLPTKRRRALLRASGVHRIDAEEKQELRAIRLSREECGCDCRLYCDPEACACSQAGIKCQVDRMSFPCGCSRDGCGNMAGRIEFNPIRVRTHYLHTIMKLELENKRQGGRPPAPEEDAAAAAAPGSAGDWLGPQPAETQDFQEFMAENETAVMHLQTAEELERLKAEEDSSNGSGVESLGVCILEEPLAVPEGLCPALAAPILIQAQLPPGSSVLCFADGPEQAASPVGNQPYLNDGPVVYYQVEQRPALGAKGESSAAEPPAPAPCPGDKDLGGPPGPPVTCSRAAATQGEAAKNPPSSPEDAPAPRRAPSPSPPAPERAHEPPPAEEPPLGPVLPV, from the exons ATGGATGCGATCGCCAGCGCCGGGCTCAAGAGGAAGTTTGAGGATGCGGACGTGGGCTCGCCGGGCTCCAACTCGGACGACGAGATCTCCAACAGCGACAGCGCCGACAGCTGCGACAGCGTCAACCCCGCCAGCTCCACCGGCTTCATCC ccacCTCCATCCTGAAGCGGCAGAAGCAGCTCCGCAGGAAGAATGTCCGCTTCGACCAAGTGACCGTCTACTACTTCGCCCGGCGCCAGGGCTTCACCAGCGTGCCCAGCCAGGGCGGCAGCTCCCTGGGCATGGCCCAGCGCCACAACTCCGTGCGCCGCTACACGCTCTGCGAGTTCGcccaggagcaggaggtgaACCACCGGGAGATCCTGCGGGAGCACCTCAAGGAGGAGAAACTCCACGCCAAGAAGATGAAG CTCACCAAGAACGGCACGGTGGAGTcggaggaggcggcggggctGACGCTGGAGGACGTCTCGGACGACGACATCGACGTGGAGAACGTGGAGGTGGATGACTACTTCTTCCTGCAGCCGCTGCCCACCAAGCGACGCCGCGCGCTGCTCCGGGCCTCGGGCGTCCACCGCATCGACGCggaggagaagcaggagctgcGCGCCATCCGCCTGTCCCGCGAGGAGTGCGGCTGCGACTGCCGCCTCTACTGCGACCCCGAGGCCTGCGCCTGCAGCCAGGCGGGCATCAAGTGCCAG GTGGATCGCATGTCCTTCCCCTGCGGCTGCTCCCGGGACGGTTGCGGTAACATGGCCGGTCGGATCGAATTCAATCCCATCCGGGTGCGGACTCACTACCTCCACACCATCATGAAGCTGGAGCTGGAGAACAAGCGCCAGGGCGGGCGGCCACCGGCGCCGGAGGAGGATGCGGCCGCCGCGGCTGCTCCCGGCTCCGCTGGCGACTGGCTGGGGCCGCAGCCGGCCGAAACGCAGGACTTCCAGGAATTCATGGCGGAGAACGAGACGGCCGTCATGCACCTGCAAACGGCGGAGGAGCTGGAGAGGCTGAAGGCTGAGGAAGATTCCAGCAACGGCTCCGGCGTGGAGAGCTTGGGCGTTTGCATCCTGGAGGAGCCGCTGGCCGTGCCGGAGGGGTTGTGCCCGGCTCTGGCCGCCCCCATCCTCATCCAAGCCCAGTTGCCTCCAGGCTCGTCCGTCCTCTGCTTCGCCGACGGCCCGGAGCAGGCGGCCTCGCCGGTGGGCAACCAGCCCTACTTGAACGATGGCCCCGTGGTCTACTACCAGGTGGAGCAGCGGCCGGCGCTGGGCGCCAAGGGCGAGAGCAGCGCGGCGGAGCCGCCGGCACcggccccctgccccggcgACAAGGACCTgggcggcccccccggcccccccgtGACTTGCAGCCGAGCCGCCGCCACCCAGGGGGAAGCAGCCAAAAATCCTCCGTCGTCCCCAGAGGATgcgcccgctccccgccgcgccccctccccgtcccccccgGCGCCGGAGCGGGCGCATGAGCCGCCCCCCGCCGAGGAGCCCCCGCTGGGGCCCGTCCTGCCCGTGTGA
- the TFCP2 gene encoding alpha-globin transcription factor CP2 isoform X1 has product MAWALKLPLADEVIESGLVQDFDASLSGIGQELGAGAYSMSDVLALPIFKQEESSLPPENENKILPFQYVLCAATSPAVKLHDETLTYLNQGQSYEIRMLDNRKIGELPEINGKLVKSIFRVVFHDRRLQYTEHQQLEGWRWNRPGDRILDIDIPMSVGIIDPRANPTQLNTVEFLWDPSKRTSVFIQVHCISTEFTMRKHGGEKGVPFRVQIDTFKENENGEYTEHLHSASCQIKVFKPKGADRKQKTDREKMEKRTPHEKEKYQPSYETTILTECSPWPEITYVNNTPSPGFNSSHSSFSIGEGNGSPNHQPEPPPPIADVSHTSELMLVNLLPTSTPQEAQQWLHRNRFSTFSRLFRNFSGADLLKLTREDVIQICGPADGIRLFNALKGRMVRPRLTIYVCQESQQLRDLQQKHEDGDTVTSTFFVYHAIYLEELTAVELTEKLAQLFSISSQQISQIYKQGPTGIHVLISDEMIQNFQDESCFVLDTMKAETNDSYHIILK; this is encoded by the exons CGACGTCCTTGCCCTGCCCATCTTCAAGCAGGAAGAATCGAGCTTGCCCCCCGAAAACGAGAACAAAATTCTGCCTTTCCAGTACGTGCTGTGTGCCGCCACGTCCCCCGCTGTCAAGCTCCACGACGAAACGCTCACCTATCTCAACCAAG GGCAGTCCTATGAAATCCGGATGCTGGACAACAGGAAGATCGGGGAGCTGCCAGAGATAAATGGGAAACTGGTCAAG AGCATATTCCGGGTGGTGTTTCATGACCGGCGCCTGCAGTACACggagcaccagcagctggagggctggCGGTGGAACCGGCCTGGGGACAGGATACTGGACATCG ATATCCCGATGTCCGTGGGCATCATTGACCCGAGAGCAAACCCAACCCAGCTCAACACGGTGGAGTTCCTATGGGATCCTTCCAAGAGGACTTCTGTGTTTATCCAG GTTCACTGCATCAGCACAGAGTTCACCATGCGGAAGCACGGGGGAGAGAAGGGGGTGCCTTTTCGGGTCCAGATAGACACCTTCAAGGAGAACGAGAACGGGGAGTACACGGAGCACCTGCACTCTGCCAGCTGCCAGATCAAGGTCTTCAAG CCCAAAGGAGCTGATCGGAAGCAGAAGACGGACAGGGAAAAGATGGAGAAGCGAACGCCTCATGAGAAGGAGAAATACCAGCCTTCCTATGAAACCACGATACTCACGGAG TGTTCTCCCTGGCCAGAGATAACGTACGTCAATAACACGCCATCCCCTGGCTTCAacagctcccacagcagcttttccattGGCGAAGG CAATGGCTCTCCCAACCATCAGCCCGAGCCACCCCCTCCGATCGCAGATGTAAGTCACACCTCAGAGCTTATGCTTGTG AACCTCTTGCCCACCAGCACGCCCCAGGAAGCCCAGCAGTGGCTGCACCGAAACCGCTTCTCCACTTTTTCTCGGCTTTTCAGAAACTTCTCAG GTGCAGACTTACTGAAGCTGACCAGAGAAGACGTTATCCAGATCTGCGGCCCTGCGGATGGCATCAGGCTCTTCAACGCGTTGAAAGGCCG GATGGTGCGGCCCAGACTGACCATCTACGTGTGTCAGGAGTCCCAGCAGCTGCGGGACCTCCAGCAGAAACACGAGGACGGGGACACAGTAACCAGTACTTTTTTCG TGTACCACGCTATTTATCTGGAGGAACTGACGGCGGTGGAACTGACGGAAAAGCTGGCCCAGCTCTTCAGCATCTCTTCCCAACAGATCAGCCAGATTTACAAGCAAGGTCCGACGGGAATACACGTGCTGATCAGCGATGAG ATGATACAGAATTTCCAAGACGAATCCTGTTTTGTTCTGGACACCATGAAAG CTGAAACCAATGATAGCTACCACATCATCTTGAAGTAG
- the TFCP2 gene encoding alpha-globin transcription factor CP2 isoform X2, with product MAWALKLPLADEVIESGLVQDFDASLSGIGQELGAGAYSMSDVLALPIFKQEESSLPPENENKILPFQYVLCAATSPAVKLHDETLTYLNQGQSYEIRMLDNRKIGELPEINGKLVKSIFRVVFHDRRLQYTEHQQLEGWRWNRPGDRILDIDIPMSVGIIDPRANPTQLNTVEFLWDPSKRTSVFIQVHCISTEFTMRKHGGEKGVPFRVQIDTFKENENGEYTEHLHSASCQIKVFKPKGADRKQKTDREKMEKRTPHEKEKYQPSYETTILTECSPWPEITYVNNTPSPGFNSSHSSFSIGEGNGSPNHQPEPPPPIADNLLPTSTPQEAQQWLHRNRFSTFSRLFRNFSGADLLKLTREDVIQICGPADGIRLFNALKGRMVRPRLTIYVCQESQQLRDLQQKHEDGDTVTSTFFVYHAIYLEELTAVELTEKLAQLFSISSQQISQIYKQGPTGIHVLISDEMIQNFQDESCFVLDTMKAETNDSYHIILK from the exons CGACGTCCTTGCCCTGCCCATCTTCAAGCAGGAAGAATCGAGCTTGCCCCCCGAAAACGAGAACAAAATTCTGCCTTTCCAGTACGTGCTGTGTGCCGCCACGTCCCCCGCTGTCAAGCTCCACGACGAAACGCTCACCTATCTCAACCAAG GGCAGTCCTATGAAATCCGGATGCTGGACAACAGGAAGATCGGGGAGCTGCCAGAGATAAATGGGAAACTGGTCAAG AGCATATTCCGGGTGGTGTTTCATGACCGGCGCCTGCAGTACACggagcaccagcagctggagggctggCGGTGGAACCGGCCTGGGGACAGGATACTGGACATCG ATATCCCGATGTCCGTGGGCATCATTGACCCGAGAGCAAACCCAACCCAGCTCAACACGGTGGAGTTCCTATGGGATCCTTCCAAGAGGACTTCTGTGTTTATCCAG GTTCACTGCATCAGCACAGAGTTCACCATGCGGAAGCACGGGGGAGAGAAGGGGGTGCCTTTTCGGGTCCAGATAGACACCTTCAAGGAGAACGAGAACGGGGAGTACACGGAGCACCTGCACTCTGCCAGCTGCCAGATCAAGGTCTTCAAG CCCAAAGGAGCTGATCGGAAGCAGAAGACGGACAGGGAAAAGATGGAGAAGCGAACGCCTCATGAGAAGGAGAAATACCAGCCTTCCTATGAAACCACGATACTCACGGAG TGTTCTCCCTGGCCAGAGATAACGTACGTCAATAACACGCCATCCCCTGGCTTCAacagctcccacagcagcttttccattGGCGAAGG CAATGGCTCTCCCAACCATCAGCCCGAGCCACCCCCTCCGATCGCAGAT AACCTCTTGCCCACCAGCACGCCCCAGGAAGCCCAGCAGTGGCTGCACCGAAACCGCTTCTCCACTTTTTCTCGGCTTTTCAGAAACTTCTCAG GTGCAGACTTACTGAAGCTGACCAGAGAAGACGTTATCCAGATCTGCGGCCCTGCGGATGGCATCAGGCTCTTCAACGCGTTGAAAGGCCG GATGGTGCGGCCCAGACTGACCATCTACGTGTGTCAGGAGTCCCAGCAGCTGCGGGACCTCCAGCAGAAACACGAGGACGGGGACACAGTAACCAGTACTTTTTTCG TGTACCACGCTATTTATCTGGAGGAACTGACGGCGGTGGAACTGACGGAAAAGCTGGCCCAGCTCTTCAGCATCTCTTCCCAACAGATCAGCCAGATTTACAAGCAAGGTCCGACGGGAATACACGTGCTGATCAGCGATGAG ATGATACAGAATTTCCAAGACGAATCCTGTTTTGTTCTGGACACCATGAAAG CTGAAACCAATGATAGCTACCACATCATCTTGAAGTAG